GGAGCCTGACTATCAGCATACCTCTATTGTGCTTACCGTTACCGAAATCTATTCTCCAAGGCTGAACTACAATAAACAGTCCATTAATACAGCATACACAGCCTACCTGCCTAAAGTTAATATTTGTTATCCAGACATTTGTAGGGTCTCATATGACCCCACTACTTAAAGTCAAATTGAACCCTTGATATGtattattttaatgtaatttGGCTCCATGTGCacaaataaaatagtttttttttttactaccaagtGCTGCAGCAACACTTAAATACCCTATGCTGGTATAGGAGAGTTGGGCCCCCCCTCTCATACAAAGCAGTATCATGACATGCCCTTCTCGGATGTTGCTCAAATCAACAGTGCTGCTCAGGGAGTGAGAATGCCGTTGATTCAAGCAGCATTTGGAGAGGTTACTGGACCACTAGAGCTAGCCCTCTGCTTTGTGTAAAAGTGCAGTAGTCCGACTCTCCTATGTGCTGCCAGCACACCCTTAATCCAAACAGAAAAActttgcagttaaaaaaaaaaaaaaaaaaaaaaaaaagatgcccaaTATGTATTACTGTATATGTAACAGACTTAATTGCAGAAATATTTTGAATCTGCCAGCAATGTGgtattctgggggaaaaaaaataaaacaaaaactatttGCAGAGTCATCTGcaaattatatatactgtacccAGTCCCAACCAATGTAGGTTTTTACCCGTCTCCAACACAAAAACAGCAAAAATTGCACACTATAGGAGACAAGAATCTGAAAAAAAGTTGCAGAAATGCAAATCAGATTAAGGTAAACTATCTTTGGTTTAGTTGTAATTTTTCCTAGACAGCATTAGAAGTTAGTGGATCTTAACTACTTCTTGCCCAAAGTCACTCTTAGGGCATCCCGATAGACAGACCTCTGCATTAAGACtgcaaaaaataaacttttctcCATTGCTTTGCACTGTGGAATGTcaatgggagaggagggagatgCCAAACCTTTAACTCAGTTTGAAAAAAACCTGTATTGAGAGAAATATGCAGCCTGCCATTTCTGACTTCTCTGTTTGAAAATGCTTAACGATTGCTCGTCATGCAGATCAAGGGTTGGGACTTCACTCAGACCCAGCTCGCCGCATGCTTGTGGCCATCCCCTCTTGGGAGGAGTCAATTATTGAATCAACTTCTGTGGAAGGGACCTGCGGGAAAATTTTGTGATGATCAGCAGCAGCGGCCACTGAGCAGTATTTTCCGACAGctgcagaatacaatgtcccagcaGGGGATTCCTTTATCCACCACCTTTGTGTGGATGAAGGAATCGTTTCTTTTTCCCCCGGCTAGCCAGCTAGGGAGATTTCTAATGGAAACCCTGTGGAATATATGTTGTTATGTTCTAATTTCTCCATAACAATGCAAAGTAAAGAGAAATTATTTTACAGTAGGAGTGCAGTCTTTCTATTGGATAATTCCACtgcctggagatcagctttaatggGAGGAGAGCAGGACCTGCAAGTGTACCCATAGTTCTAGCTGGGTGTATTCCAATGACACATTTAAGTTCATAGACAGCTTTTGTAAAAGATGACACTGATTTTGTTGATTACAACCAATACACAGGACATACTTGGGTGGGTTGAAGCTTTCATCTTTTACAAAGTAGCAAAAGCAGGGGTAGCCACGCAAACAGCATTTTAAGGAAAAGCGGTCTGTAGTAGCAACCTACATATTTCTCCCAGTGAAGGTTAGCTTTAGAGCAGAGGTTTTCATACAAAGAGCATGCATTTTCATTGGGTCCTAAAATGAAGAGAGGCACTTTCTAACCATAGGCAAGACATACGAGTATGTCTGGGTGCCTTGTATCACGTGGCACAATAAAGATCAAGCATATCTGTTTTATAAGTCAATGTTGGAACATACAATAAATCAGATATACAAATAGCATATTAAAATTATACTCAAAATGTGTGCGCAGATGCAAATGTAAAATATTAAACATGAAAACAAAAACTTTGAAATAACTGTTGAACTGGTAAACTTGCAGCCTATCCTACAACGGGTCAACATTATGGTCTTTAGGACATGCCATCATCATGTTCATGGAGTTCGGATTTGGATGCAAACAGATCAGCAAGCATGTGTTTTGGAATTTCTGAGCCTCTCACTTTTAACATGTAACAGGCATTTTCCACTTTCCCCAGGCTCTGCTTTAAGGTATACAACTTTCTTGAAATCTCGTATGGACCAGTGTTACCAATGTAAGCAAATCCATCAAAAATTTCACGCAAGAACTGAGTCAGTTCAAAGGGTGTATTGATGTCACCGTTTCCAACACTACTTATGCACAAACGCATCAGCTCTCCAGTAAGGTCAGCTACTCCAAGCAAATAATCCACAGGAGTTATCGGCAGGCTTAATATGCTCGGTCTGGTTTGGTCTTCATTGTTTGAAGCAATATTAATCTAGAAATAGCAAGATAATTTGTTAATATTTAAGAAAGTAAAGCTCATTAATATTTACATATCTTTACATGCATCTAAGCAATACCATAGCGGGATATTGTAAGGAAAGAGCTCTGTCTAAAGACACAAGAACAATGTAAAAGTTCTAACAAGCACttctaaatataattttttttaaataaacttaatTGCATTtcttgtgaaaaataaaataaataaataacttaatTTCAGAATAACACAGATTCAATAGTAGTTATGAACACCACAACACTTAATTTTTTCcagcttgacaaaaaaaataataattatatataaaataataagtcTAGGGCTATGCTTAAAAGCAAACTTATGCAACCCAAAGTATTTGCATATTTTGAAGCAGTAAAAGCACTGTAAAACAGCTCTGTAGCTATAGGTATTGTGGAGAAATTGGTTTTCAAAGTTCACAATAGAGACACAGAAAGTGCCGATCTTGGCCTGCCACCCTGCTGATGTAAATACAGCAGGTCTTTCTAAGCTCCGAGAAGCCAGCTGCATCCAGACTTCAGAGTAGGGTGTCAAACTGAAGCCCTTCAGCAGTTGCAgatctacaagtcccataaggcagtGGTCATGAACCCTGTTCCTCAGGGCCCACTTACAGGCCAGGTTTTACCTTGGGAAGTAgaggactagaatactgcaatcactgagcagcaaattatattacATGTGATGTATTTAAGTCATCTTGCAAACCTGCCcttttagtgggccctgaggacagggttgatgaccactgccataaGGCATtggaaggctgacagttacaagtatTGTTCCCAAAGGCAtgttgggatttgtagttccgcaataGCTGAAGGGCCACAGTTAGACAAACCCAAAAGTATTTGCTGTGATTTGAGAATGAAGTAATTCATAGTACAAGCAACTAGGGAGGGGACTGCCAGCTTGTTTCAAAATTGTACTTCTTGTTAGAAGTAaagtttccaattttttttaataatgaccTAGGTGGGTGCAGCATAGGTCCCCTACCACCTCTGAAATGAGAACTGAGCATCAGCAGTGTTTGGTGTTCTGTTTTGCGTTATCCCCTCCGCTCTGAGCAAAGAGCGAGTCATCGGTTCTCTGCTCTGCTCTGCCCTGCCCCTCTAGTgctcactgggctgtggagggggtgggatcaTCTGGCTCAATCTCCCTGccacttgctgagaggctgagccagctactggtgcaggcatctgggtggatcctgactgtaAAGTTAGGATCGATCCAGTGCATGGACTGGCTGAGTGACGTCAACCAACAGCAGCGtttagcctgctgttggctgaaaacaggtcacaggaatgCAGTATAAACTGCTCTCGTGTTATCAATAGGATAAGTAGGACCACAAAAgatttggccctacttctcctgtaCAAATATGTGAATCAAAAAAGTGAAAACAGGTAAAATGCTAAACTTGCTGCTTCTTTTATATTTATACAATACGACAACCCATAAATTTGCGGTTTCTTTACTCAAGCTTATAATAAAAATCTAAGTTAAGTTTAAGTTAATGCCCATTTTGATGACAATATCTGCAtcagtttttaattttattacctGGAAATATATCTTATCATACTAAGTGATAAGATGTTTCACCAACTGTATCTTCGAGTTAAAAGACGTATggttttttgtccccccccccccccccccatacttaactaggtggatgctgcagctgtcccgccacctctgcactgagaaccgagcgatcaaacaacgccgatggctcggttctcacagctccccgagcagagaacTGCAGACTGTCACTCAGCAGTTCTCCACTCTGCCCCAttgcgctcactggagcgctgagctgtggaggggcggggaatgGCTCGCTGAGAcgggcatcagtccaggcacctggcggagcCAGACTTTGTCGCGATGACCctctgcctggactgattcctgtgacTTCAGCAGACTTCAGGCCGCTTTCTgctaaaaacaggtcacaggagtgcaaaatgaattgcactcctgtgacccataggagaaaagTCAACCAAACAAGCTTAGGCTGGACCTCTCCTTTAAGTATGTAAAGCATTTATCAAAAAGCCAGACATAATTACAAATACAAACTATGCTTGCTCAGGAAggaatttatattaaaatataatcaaaagaaaaagttgtttttagttttgaatagggAGGGATTAGTGCCCCagtcaggtttgtattgctgcctgtgccccattAGGGATATTTACCCACTCTATGTGTCCTGGTGACTTATCGCAGAAAGAAGTACAAGAAAATTACACATTTTCATTTGCCACCAAAAAAGGAATAGAGTTGAAATATTGCAATGAGGACACTAGGTATAGTGacagccagtgttttttttttcccttcccttctcaTTTTGGAGGAAtttcttcttacttcctgttgtggctttggaacaggaagtgaaaggaaatctcccaagcggaacacagatggcaaaaaaactgacaagCGTTATAATCCTTTCCTAcactatacaaaaataaaacattttgcttttgtttttactTGGAAAAACCAACTTTATTAATATAAAGCACAGATTACATGACAATCAAACACATTCGTTGATAAAAAGTACAGTTTCATATGGTGAAATGCATGATCATTTTGTTTACCTAGATACCGCTAGACATACATTCACATATTCACAAGGACAATGGAGCCTTTTTAATGTAGATCACCCTCCGGGTGAGGCAGAGTCAGTCATGTTTCTCCATCCTCTAGCCATCTGTCCCATACTTTGGAATACTTTTGTGTGGAATCCCTGTGTGTGTAAATCAGCTTTTTAAATGGCAAAGTGTCATTAACAGCCTTTTTCCACATCTGTAGAGTGGGGGGCAAATCCTGCATCCATCTCTGGGTGATCACTTTACGTGCCAAAAATAATGTTTCAAGTAGGAAAATTGTTGATATTTACCAACCTCTACGTCAGGCAATAgccccagaatacagaacttaGGGTCAAGTACCACAGGGGATCCCATATGGTCATGCAGACAACCTGCATCCAGTATGTATGAATATTTGGGCAGCTCCAAATGAGATGGTAAAACGTGCCAATTGTGGACTGACACAGATGACAGGTCGGATTGGATGTGTGTTGGAATTTGGCCAGAATCAGTGGTGTAAGGTAGGCTCTGTGAACAATGTAAGCTTGTGTCAGTCTGACAGCTTAGGGGATGCAGTCTTGGTTCCTTCAAGCATTTCGTCCCAGTCTGCGTCTTCTATTGGGCCTACGTCCTGTTCCCATGCCATCTTGGCCTTCTGAGAAACAGCTACTGTATCCCGGCGTCTGATGGTGTAGTACAGGTGCGAAATAAGCCTGGAGGGGTCACTCCCCAAAACAATACCTAGCACCAGTGTGGGTTCCGTCTCTACATCCAGAGATGGCAGTTGGGTTCTGATTACATGACGGAGCTGCATGTATTTAAAAGCTAAGTGCTGTGGGAGCGTAAATTCCTCTCCAAGTGCCTAGCCCAGATCACTGAGTCGGAAATCTCCGCTAGTTCTGGCATATGGCCGTTAAGCCACAATGGGGTATGAGAATAAAAGTTCCCAACATTCTGTTTTTAAGGGATATTTCCCATATCTGTTGGTGATgcgttaaaacattttgcttttagTTCTACCTTATGCAactttgaaccaaaaaaaaaaaacacaacaccacacacacacacacacacgtggatCACTGctaaaacacttaaaaaaaaaaaaaaggtaaagaaaataaaatacttacatcATTGTCAAATATTAGCTGTCTGTTAATATCCTCAAGGCTTAAAAGCATTCTGTTTGTAATAAAATGTTGAAAGGTGACGGCTTCAACATATTCCTGGAGACCTACATAGGAaagattaatttatttatttattaaaattcttaaaagtacaaagaaAGTACAgaaaaacgcagtcagttacccgtaggcctcgatgcgccgagaacaacaatgcAGCCACAACCAAAAAACATCAGCCAGCGGAACAGGTCATAATTTTAAAAGAAGTTAGCAGACTAGAAAACTGTAAAAAAGCCTATGTATTTCCATAGGCTTGACTGAAAatctcagtttttaaaagcttccgGAACTTAagaagatcattctcaagccttaactTTAGAGgaagggagttccaaaactgggTTCCCTGAACCGCACTCGTCCTCTCTCCgcattttttctttagaaatttaggaatcaccaaagtttccaaattagccgaccttaaggtgcggttgggcacatacttggtgaatttttcctgcaaatacactggccccttgccatgggtgGCCTTGTGCACCATacatccagtcttaaacagaacccgttccttcacgggtagccaatgcaaGGCTCTCAACGCTTGGagtgatgtggtcacgacgacccACACCCGTAAGTAGTctcgcagcggcattctgaataagctgaagtttgtgcaagatgttattaggtaaacccaggtacaagGCATTGCAgtaatctaatcgacttccaataatggcattaaccatggagatcttatgcgatTCCTCCATGAAGCGAAAGGTCGACCTTTCACTTTAACTATATGGAAGCATTACACAATAATatagagcagccctcaaaatttaaacTCTTGCCTGCTCGCATTAGGTGAGTGGAAAGAAGCCGAGGGCAAGTGTGGATCTGATGCCGCTCCACACTCACCCTTGGCCAAGAAAATTAGTTCCCACCCCTGGAAAAACGCCTGCTCCTTTCCTCCCCCGATGGCTGCTCCGTCCTATTGATCATCCCCCGCTCTCAGTGTATGGACGGTGCGGGTGACAGCCAGCTCGAGTGACAGCCGGATCGAGAGCTGCAGCTGTCCTGGAAGAAGGAGATCCACTCCCCACACTTCTCTATCCACTCCACCTCCAGCATGCCTGCCCTGAGCTTCACAcacatcccttctctctcccctcaccCCTGTGCTTTGTCTGGGAAAGGGatgtaggcagaaaaaaaaaaagcagctgacAGACGCACTGAAACAAAAAGTTGCTGACtgaggccctggggaccattccATGCGATCAAGCACTGTCCCTGACCAGACCCTGCCCCCACTCTTATTAACACTaaataagggggaaaaaaaaatatacaatattagCAATCGCCAATCATATTTCATTAATCCGATTGAGATAAATGAACTAAGAATAAATATGATTGGATACTTTAGGCACTGTACACTGCCTTGTTAAGCAAGTATTTTAATGCTATATTAACATTTTGATGAACAGCCGCCGCAGTTAAACTGTGGCAGGGCAGCACTATGGCAAGAATCGCAGGACCGGTACAGCACTTTGTGTAATAGATACAGTGGGCGTCGATGTCGGCTGGCCACAAACGAtcactccacagagaggcagaatgggggatctgccaatgtaaacaaggcggttccctgttctgtcaggggagtacagtGTGATCGTCTGGTCCTagcgattaggaacagcgatctctctgtactcccatcagtccactccccccacagttagaaacacctcaccAAGACACACTaaacccccttgatcgccctctagtgttaaccctttctgtCAGTGGCATTTGTACATTAATCAGTGACTTtaaatagcactgatcgctgtataaatgtcactggtcccaaaatagtataGAAAGTGTCCGATTTGACCTCCGCactcccacaatttttttttttttattatataatgatagatcatatatatatatatatatatatatatatatatatatatatatatatatatatccccttcattactagtagaaaaaaaaattattatataatataatattttttgttcatagcacaaaataaaaaaaaacgcagcggtgataaaataccaccaaaataaaagcagtatttgtgggaaaaaagacagaaattttgtttgggtacaatgtcgcatgaccgtgcaattgtcagttaaagcaacgaagTGCTGCATCGCAAAAAAAGGTAGGTAAATCCttctgaggctgaagtggttaaatagaattAAAAATATTTGCTTAACAAGGCAGTAATGATTTCCACAAATGtaacagtgtcatttcatgagataatttacaagggtgtgtttaggggtgaAATTAGAGACAGGGCAGGGTAGGGGCAACTGGTAGAGAGTAACTCTTAATGCCTGGCTAGAAGTTCAGGACTTGAAACTTTGAGTCCTGATATAGTGTATATGTGCACTACTATCAAATAAATAATGATATgtaatttcacttttatttcatAGCCCTAactgtc
The sequence above is drawn from the Rana temporaria chromosome 4, aRanTem1.1, whole genome shotgun sequence genome and encodes:
- the TSNAX gene encoding translin-associated protein X; its protein translation is MGDKEGSEKFKRSKPDFKQSQRKDGKGSTIDSSSSVILAFQSFQHELDARHDKYERLVKYSRDITTESKRTIFLLHRVISEPNKDDVLVEANRKLDGVREKMKQVALELVGEDIYQYYRAITCGLQEYVEAVTFQHFITNRMLLSLEDINRQLIFDNDINIASNNEDQTRPSILSLPITPVDYLLGVADLTGELMRLCISSVGNGDINTPFELTQFLREIFDGFAYIGNTGPYEISRKLYTLKQSLGKVENACYMLKVRGSEIPKHMLADLFASKSELHEHDDGMS